In bacterium, the following proteins share a genomic window:
- the sppA gene encoding signal peptide peptidase SppA, whose protein sequence is MKTKLFLMWLLILAVVPVCAAEEGSASEEESAGKVPIIVLDGPITEVSNPLALFGEQSTVLRDLTATIDKAAEDDEVVGMILKVGRPSVGLAQVTEIRDHLMKFRESGKPLITWFDAATPGGYLLASTGTQVVMPEVGMLMTPGISIQMYYFKDLLAKVGAEAEVVNSGKFKTAMEPFTHNTMSEGNRIQLGEILDDIAEAIVEDVAEGRGMDMGDVRDVLWTGPLESQWALDKGLITDIAYYQDFLDQYAEENGIEYDDEYRAKPKKEKESINLFTLFSNMNADSDKKSDGKERIALVYALGAIIDGRADENPFQQGEQIASEDFLDLLDDVMDEGDTKAIVLRVDSPGGSAIASDRIWNRLEQIQAQGVPVVVSMGSVAASGGYYISMGADKIVAEPTTLTGSIGVVGGKFSFGGTYEKIGVSKQMLSVGQNATIWDEAEPWDENEREIMNHMIDTTYDTFTRKVADGRGMTQDRVKELGQGRVWSGIDAKDNGLIDELGGTEEAIAIARDMIGNPDISIVQYPREKTFFELLEEVMGGDVSAGAIVPNALMTPDMVQTLQAVLPPEQVQTLMDAMTLMKDEPAILTWNPINFNFR, encoded by the coding sequence ATGAAAACGAAACTCTTTCTGATGTGGCTGCTGATTCTGGCCGTCGTGCCGGTCTGCGCGGCGGAAGAAGGATCGGCCAGCGAAGAGGAATCGGCGGGCAAAGTGCCGATCATCGTCCTGGATGGCCCGATCACGGAAGTCAGCAATCCACTTGCGCTGTTCGGCGAGCAAAGCACTGTCCTGCGAGACCTCACTGCGACCATCGACAAGGCCGCAGAAGACGACGAAGTGGTCGGCATGATTCTCAAAGTCGGTCGTCCGTCCGTCGGTCTGGCGCAAGTGACCGAGATTCGCGATCACCTGATGAAGTTCCGCGAGAGCGGCAAGCCGCTGATCACATGGTTCGATGCCGCAACGCCGGGCGGATATCTGCTGGCATCGACCGGAACGCAGGTTGTCATGCCGGAAGTCGGCATGCTGATGACGCCGGGCATCTCGATTCAGATGTACTACTTCAAGGACCTGCTGGCGAAGGTTGGTGCCGAGGCGGAGGTGGTGAACTCCGGCAAGTTCAAGACTGCCATGGAGCCCTTCACGCACAACACGATGAGCGAAGGAAATCGCATCCAGTTGGGCGAGATCCTGGACGATATCGCCGAGGCAATCGTCGAGGATGTCGCCGAAGGTCGCGGTATGGATATGGGCGATGTTCGCGATGTGCTGTGGACCGGCCCGCTCGAGAGCCAATGGGCGCTGGACAAAGGTCTGATCACGGATATCGCCTACTACCAGGATTTTCTGGATCAGTACGCGGAAGAGAATGGCATCGAGTACGATGACGAATACCGCGCGAAGCCGAAGAAGGAAAAGGAATCGATCAACCTGTTCACGCTCTTCAGCAACATGAACGCCGACTCCGACAAGAAGTCCGACGGCAAAGAGCGCATCGCTCTGGTCTACGCGCTCGGCGCAATCATCGATGGTCGCGCAGACGAAAATCCCTTCCAGCAGGGCGAGCAGATTGCCAGCGAGGACTTCCTCGATTTGCTCGACGACGTGATGGATGAGGGCGACACGAAGGCGATCGTCCTGCGCGTCGACAGCCCGGGCGGCAGCGCGATTGCAAGCGATCGCATCTGGAATCGCCTGGAACAGATTCAGGCGCAGGGCGTGCCCGTCGTCGTCAGCATGGGCAGCGTGGCGGCCTCCGGCGGGTATTACATTTCCATGGGCGCGGACAAGATCGTGGCCGAGCCCACAACACTGACAGGCAGCATCGGCGTCGTCGGCGGAAAGTTCAGCTTTGGCGGAACGTACGAGAAGATCGGCGTCAGCAAGCAAATGCTCTCCGTCGGCCAGAACGCGACGATCTGGGACGAAGCTGAACCGTGGGATGAGAACGAACGCGAGATTATGAACCACATGATCGACACGACCTACGACACTTTCACACGCAAGGTGGCCGATGGTCGCGGCATGACCCAGGATCGCGTGAAGGAACTTGGCCAGGGCCGCGTTTGGAGTGGCATCGACGCAAAGGACAATGGCCTGATCGATGAACTCGGCGGAACCGAAGAAGCGATCGCGATCGCGCGCGACATGATCGGCAATCCGGACATCAGCATAGTCCAGTACCCCCGCGAGAAGACGTTCTTCGAGTTGCTCGAGGAAGTGATGGGCGGCGATGTCTCGGCCGGCGCAATCGTTCCGAATGCCCTCATGACACCGGACATGGTTCAGACGCTGCAGGCCGTTCTGCCTCCGGAGC
- a CDS encoding nicotinamide-nucleotide amidohydrolase family protein, whose translation MNRQPTARILSTGTEITQGLYADTNAMNLTRLLSGFGFRILGHEAVPDDPSAVEEAIRSTFGRCDLLVMTGGIGPTDDDRNREVLARVAGEELVRIHRAEVMLREVFERRGVEMPERNLRQTYIPRGAVPFLNHWGTATAFMLPGQADRPIIVALPGVPSEWRAMMDRYLPTKILPAFPSRSITVLRTLHVGMLPESTVDHMLHALFDSDPTAEFTLLARPGHIRVRILATGDDEAICRQTVDRLAKEAVALLPEGSVFSQDGEETTIEEVVVERFAEAGKTIALAESCTGGGVAQRITAVPNASSVLVEGIVCYSNDSKRRRLGVQAETLETEGAVSEACVLEMAAGALQESNADVAVSISGIAGPTGGTEEKPVGTVWFGLADRNGRREAFKRWFPRGRARVRQMSEAQALNMLYRWLEGLDLRVDGK comes from the coding sequence ATGAATCGCCAGCCAACGGCCCGTATTCTCAGTACCGGAACGGAAATCACCCAGGGCCTATATGCCGATACAAACGCGATGAACCTGACCCGGCTCTTGTCCGGATTTGGCTTTCGGATTCTTGGGCACGAGGCAGTGCCTGACGATCCTTCGGCAGTCGAGGAGGCGATTCGTTCAACGTTCGGGCGTTGCGATCTGCTGGTGATGACGGGCGGCATCGGTCCGACTGATGATGATCGGAATCGGGAAGTGCTCGCGCGCGTGGCGGGCGAAGAGCTCGTCCGCATCCATCGAGCGGAAGTGATGCTGCGCGAGGTCTTCGAACGTCGCGGCGTGGAAATGCCGGAGCGCAATCTGCGCCAGACATACATTCCCCGAGGTGCGGTTCCATTTCTGAACCACTGGGGAACGGCGACGGCGTTCATGCTTCCCGGCCAGGCCGATCGCCCGATCATCGTCGCGCTTCCGGGTGTTCCTTCGGAATGGCGCGCCATGATGGATCGTTACCTGCCAACGAAGATTCTCCCCGCGTTCCCATCCCGCTCCATAACCGTGCTGCGCACGCTGCATGTCGGGATGCTCCCGGAATCGACCGTCGACCATATGCTGCATGCCCTGTTCGACAGCGATCCGACGGCGGAGTTCACCCTGCTGGCCCGGCCCGGCCACATTCGCGTCCGAATCCTGGCCACGGGTGATGATGAAGCAATCTGTCGCCAGACCGTCGATCGTCTGGCGAAGGAAGCCGTTGCGCTGCTGCCCGAAGGTTCCGTCTTCAGCCAAGACGGCGAGGAAACCACCATCGAAGAGGTCGTGGTGGAGCGATTCGCCGAGGCCGGCAAGACGATCGCCCTGGCAGAATCCTGCACCGGCGGCGGAGTCGCCCAGCGCATCACCGCCGTGCCGAATGCCTCCTCCGTTCTGGTCGAGGGCATCGTCTGCTACAGCAACGACTCGAAGCGCCGCCGCCTGGGGGTACAGGCAGAGACGCTGGAGACCGAGGGAGCCGTCAGCGAGGCCTGCGTGCTGGAAATGGCCGCGGGCGCGCTCCAGGAGTCCAATGCGGACGTCGCCGTTTCGATCAGCGGGATCGCCGGCCCGACCGGCGGAACGGAAGAAAAGCCCGTTGGCACAGTCTGGTTTGGACTGGCGGACCGAAACGGGCGTCGAGAGGCGTTCAAGCGCTGGTTCCCCCGGGGGCGGGCTCGCGTTCGCCAGATGTCCGAGGCACAGGCCCTGAACATGCTTTATCGATGGCTGGAAGGGCTTGATTTGCGAGTGGATGGGAAGTAA
- a CDS encoding molybdopterin molybdotransferase MoeA: MLTYEEALGKILGIDWEIGTERVALLEAGGRHMAASVQAPWPLPRYTNSAMDGFTVRCSDIEGATPDTPVDLPIAGESAAGHPLDGPIEPGTAVRISTGAQIPDGADGVVPTELVDVKGERVVFRQPATPGRYIRRQGEDVAEGANLFGRGKRLDPATLAFLAMYNIPEVEVLRHPRVAIMTSGDEVKHHGAELGETDIVGVNIYYLEQELRAFGCEPRIIGIAPDEPAKFRAMFEEAVDWGDVIVSTAGVSVGEHDIVHEVLRDMKADILMWRSAVRPGKPLLVATIGKKPYFGMPGNPVSVCANTEIYLKPFLRQAMGIAPICTPLERMELLVDCPRDRGRLFFVYARAAVVNGNWKVEPLGHQSSGNLSNAAHGNCLIVLEPGDEKVSAGEMVDVMRIAVGK, translated from the coding sequence ATGCTGACTTACGAGGAAGCGCTCGGCAAAATCCTGGGCATCGATTGGGAAATCGGGACGGAGCGCGTTGCGCTGCTGGAAGCCGGAGGCCGCCACATGGCCGCTTCGGTGCAAGCGCCGTGGCCGCTGCCGCGATACACCAACTCCGCAATGGACGGCTTCACGGTGCGCTGCAGCGACATCGAAGGCGCCACACCCGACACGCCGGTGGACTTGCCGATCGCCGGCGAGAGTGCCGCGGGCCATCCGCTCGATGGACCCATCGAGCCTGGCACCGCCGTCCGCATCAGCACAGGCGCACAAATTCCCGACGGCGCCGACGGCGTTGTGCCGACTGAACTCGTCGATGTGAAAGGCGAGCGCGTCGTCTTTCGCCAGCCCGCGACGCCGGGGCGCTACATCCGGCGCCAGGGCGAAGATGTTGCGGAAGGCGCGAACCTCTTTGGCCGTGGCAAGCGACTCGATCCGGCTACGCTGGCGTTCCTGGCGATGTACAACATCCCGGAAGTCGAAGTCCTCCGCCATCCGCGCGTCGCGATCATGACAAGCGGCGATGAAGTGAAGCACCACGGAGCGGAGCTCGGGGAAACTGACATTGTTGGCGTGAACATCTACTACCTGGAGCAGGAGTTGCGCGCTTTCGGATGCGAACCTCGGATCATCGGAATTGCTCCGGATGAACCTGCGAAGTTCCGCGCCATGTTCGAAGAAGCAGTCGATTGGGGAGATGTGATCGTTTCGACTGCCGGAGTATCCGTCGGCGAGCACGACATCGTGCACGAAGTCCTGCGCGATATGAAAGCCGACATCTTGATGTGGCGATCGGCCGTTCGCCCGGGCAAGCCGCTGCTTGTTGCAACCATCGGGAAAAAACCGTACTTCGGCATGCCTGGCAATCCCGTCTCTGTTTGCGCGAACACGGAGATCTACCTGAAGCCCTTCCTCCGTCAGGCCATGGGGATCGCACCGATTTGCACGCCGCTGGAACGCATGGAACTCTTGGTCGATTGTCCGCGCGATCGCGGGCGGTTGTTCTTTGTCTACGCGCGGGCCGCCGTTGTGAATGGGAACTGGAAAGTCGAGCCGCTCGGGCATCAATCGTCCGGCAATCTCTCCAACGCGGCGCATGGGAATTGCCTGATCGTGTTAGAGCCCGGCGACGAAAAGGTCAGCGCAGGCGAAATGGTCGATGTGATGCGAATCGCAGTTGGGAAGTGA
- a CDS encoding PAS domain S-box protein, whose protein sequence is MTLNGNLPERVRPRKTILTYTLLGVGFGLCFPVGATLLATHLNNASYSLGSFLQVQARTPLLWLIDSLPIVLGLVFGELGRSHSRIQAHTVQLEERVQARTAEIAINEARTRAIVDTAADGIITFDESGQIEFFNNAAQRIFGYSGQEAAGRCVRDLIPGILEKDNDSGESRISGEIRTREFASVGVSRQVEAVRADGTNFPIELDVSELRVGDQVTYTGIFRDISDRKRAEAIEKALLSISEAVNQTEDMRALYQSIRESLGTIIDVTNFYLALSTDDENTFRFPYGVDENDPEVYNPEPRDMEGSLTSLVASSGQAWLLTKGEYLALVKAEKVRQVGTAPESWLGVPLIVKGRVLGVMVVQSYSESIHYTNHDVEIMSFVSGEIGRAIEHKQYEDALRDNERRYRQMIEEAGDIVYTTDLDGNFTYANPATQKLTGYEEEDLTGRPFSTLLPIEWKARVREAYRRQILDCMRETTMEFPIQTRSGIRKWIEQRATLMMDGDKATGFQCILRDITERKEAENANRELAHALQAAADAVVITGLDGAIHQVNPAFTAITGYEAEEAIGQNPRILKSDRTPQQLYRQMWGTITRGEIWCNRVINRRKDGSLYHAALTISPITEESGEVVGFVGIQRDITADIEREMALQQSEETFRSLSASSPIGVIQISAEGQCTYTNARFQAISGLTLEQCLGEGWTQTIHPEDRDRILWSWKEFVDGGVGRLTEECRFVTGGGSETRWVMLRATPMVAEDRERLGFVGTVEDISERKHQEQLRAVLYEIAEAGSSATDLAEFFRSLDQSLSKIVDTSNFFVALWNPEEGTISFPYDRDQPEVQEMYSQEELAKTMTARVLRTGEPLLVDEEGIRELIDQGEVDLVGRMSKTWLGVPLISKGKVIGMISVQSYTDKAHYTEHDLAVVSFVSTQIANAIERKRAEEGVRIYLQQVEEARDRIQEQAKSLERQAEELADARDAAQDASRAKGEFLANMSHEIRTPMNGILGMTGLLLETNMTSDQREYARIVRNCGESLLTIINDILDFSKIEAGKLELEIIEFDLRQCVEEVGDLLAQRASEKGIEFHVRIHPDVPRRLMGDPGRLRQILLNLANNGVKFTREGEVTIAVTLENEGEQDVKLHFEVRDTGIGIPEDRMDRLFQSFSQVDSSTTRQFGGTGLGLAISKQLIEAMGGDVNVSSVPRKGSKFFFNIVFDKPAESTEEQRPAELHDMPVLIVDDHATNRRILNEQLTAWGCHCEEVSNGPAAIEVLHNAILKGTPFRLAILDYQMPGMDGIMLSRQILGDPQIKDLRVVLLTSIGRQWKDAELAARGVNACLTKPIKQSHLYDTILKVLGMRRPDRGVEQPREKTSRPPRRDNVRVLLVDDNPVNQKVAARMLEKAGYRCDTAANGLEAVDALENIAYHIVLMDSQMPEMDGFEATAEIRRREAGQRHTPIIAMTAEAMKGDRERCLDAGMDDYLSKPIQQDTLFATIEKYLPEQESALIAKEEAPPAHETSREVVAIQTTADGDHEFEVELIDLFLESAQRLVDQIRDAMRTEKASTLLRAAHSLRGAAGNVGAAELARLLDQLETNVSNGRWKQATESEESARREFEAVKDGLHSYRREIRPNEVTESEEAPMKKAREAHSVLVAEDDPVSRRVLTKYLDKWGFRILIASDGEEAWEILQRETGITFLITDWMMPKMDGLELCRHARKLESTTYLYIIMLTAKAERTDLLEGMRAGADAFVTKPFDAPELLAQMNVGTRVFDLEVELAEQLREVTSAHARIKEDLDAAARVQQSRLPSEPPKAKGVEFKWVFDSCYEVAGDMFNVIPLDDRHLGLYILDVSGHGVQAALLSMTLSQVLSAATDEDSIVRHEGPEGRVIASPAEVLGHLNERFPISIKISQFFTVLYGILDLETRTFRYALAGHPGPIVVSDGVAKAIDDETGPAIGILSDAEYKEQTLQLKSGDKVLLYTDGVNEAQNELRQEFGIERVLDALSENADQPITDAIPMLHKAIKAHCGDFSQNDDITIMGFGLT, encoded by the coding sequence ATGACGTTGAACGGGAATCTTCCCGAAAGGGTTCGCCCCCGAAAGACGATCCTGACTTACACGCTGCTGGGCGTGGGGTTCGGGCTGTGCTTTCCGGTCGGGGCGACGTTGCTGGCGACGCATTTGAACAATGCGTCGTACTCGCTCGGGAGTTTCCTGCAGGTCCAGGCGCGCACGCCGCTACTGTGGCTGATCGATTCGTTGCCGATCGTTCTGGGGTTGGTCTTCGGGGAACTCGGCCGCAGTCATTCGCGCATTCAGGCCCACACCGTTCAACTCGAGGAGCGCGTGCAGGCGCGAACGGCGGAGATCGCCATCAACGAGGCGCGTACTCGCGCGATCGTGGACACGGCCGCGGACGGCATCATTACGTTCGACGAGAGCGGGCAAATTGAATTTTTCAACAACGCAGCGCAGCGGATTTTCGGGTACTCGGGACAGGAAGCCGCCGGCCGTTGCGTGCGCGATCTGATTCCGGGGATTCTGGAGAAGGACAACGATTCCGGCGAAAGCCGCATCAGTGGCGAGATTCGCACGCGTGAGTTTGCATCGGTCGGCGTGAGCCGCCAGGTGGAAGCCGTTCGTGCGGATGGAACGAACTTCCCGATCGAACTCGACGTCAGCGAACTGCGCGTCGGAGACCAGGTGACCTACACCGGCATTTTCCGCGACATCTCCGACCGCAAGCGCGCGGAAGCGATCGAGAAGGCGCTTCTCTCCATTTCGGAAGCCGTCAACCAGACGGAGGACATGCGGGCACTGTACCAGTCGATCCGCGAGTCGCTCGGCACCATCATCGACGTCACGAATTTCTACCTCGCCCTTTCGACCGATGACGAGAACACGTTCCGGTTCCCATATGGTGTGGATGAAAACGATCCGGAGGTCTATAATCCGGAACCGCGCGACATGGAAGGCAGCCTGACGTCGCTGGTGGCATCAAGCGGCCAGGCCTGGCTGCTGACGAAGGGCGAGTACCTGGCGCTGGTGAAGGCCGAGAAGGTCCGCCAGGTTGGAACGGCCCCGGAAAGCTGGCTGGGCGTGCCGCTGATCGTGAAGGGGCGCGTCCTGGGCGTCATGGTCGTTCAGAGCTACTCCGAGAGCATTCACTACACGAATCACGATGTGGAGATCATGTCGTTCGTCTCCGGCGAGATCGGGCGCGCCATCGAGCACAAGCAGTACGAAGATGCGTTGCGCGATAATGAACGCCGCTATCGCCAGATGATCGAAGAAGCGGGCGACATTGTCTACACGACGGATCTGGATGGGAACTTCACCTACGCGAATCCTGCCACCCAGAAGCTGACTGGTTACGAAGAGGAAGACCTGACCGGCCGGCCGTTCAGTACATTGCTGCCAATCGAATGGAAAGCGCGCGTCCGGGAAGCCTATCGGCGGCAGATTCTCGACTGCATGCGCGAAACGACAATGGAGTTCCCGATCCAGACGCGCTCCGGGATTCGAAAGTGGATCGAGCAGCGCGCCACGCTGATGATGGATGGCGACAAGGCAACCGGGTTCCAGTGCATCCTCCGCGATATCACAGAGCGCAAGGAGGCTGAGAACGCGAATCGCGAGCTTGCTCACGCGTTGCAGGCCGCCGCCGATGCCGTTGTGATCACGGGACTGGACGGTGCGATCCACCAGGTGAATCCGGCCTTCACAGCGATCACGGGCTACGAAGCGGAAGAAGCGATCGGCCAGAATCCACGCATCCTGAAGAGCGATCGCACGCCGCAGCAGCTCTATCGCCAGATGTGGGGAACGATCACGCGGGGCGAAATCTGGTGCAATCGCGTGATCAATCGGCGCAAGGACGGGTCGCTGTATCACGCGGCATTGACGATTTCGCCCATCACGGAAGAGAGCGGCGAAGTCGTGGGCTTTGTGGGAATTCAACGCGACATTACGGCCGATATCGAGCGCGAGATGGCGCTGCAGCAGAGTGAGGAGACGTTCCGCTCCCTCAGCGCTTCCTCCCCCATCGGTGTAATCCAGATCAGCGCCGAAGGCCAATGCACCTACACGAACGCGCGTTTCCAGGCAATCAGTGGCCTGACACTCGAGCAGTGCCTGGGCGAGGGTTGGACGCAGACGATCCATCCGGAAGACCGCGACCGAATCCTGTGGTCTTGGAAGGAATTTGTCGACGGCGGCGTCGGACGCTTGACGGAAGAGTGCCGCTTCGTAACCGGCGGTGGTTCAGAGACGCGCTGGGTGATGCTGCGCGCGACACCGATGGTGGCCGAGGATCGCGAGCGGCTTGGTTTTGTCGGAACCGTCGAGGACATCAGCGAGCGCAAGCACCAGGAGCAGTTGCGCGCTGTCCTCTATGAAATCGCGGAGGCTGGCAGCAGCGCAACGGACTTGGCGGAGTTCTTCCGTTCGCTCGACCAATCGCTCAGCAAGATCGTCGACACGTCGAACTTCTTCGTGGCGCTTTGGAATCCTGAAGAAGGAACGATCAGCTTCCCCTACGACCGCGATCAGCCGGAAGTGCAGGAGATGTACTCGCAGGAAGAGCTTGCGAAGACAATGACGGCGCGCGTGCTCCGAACGGGCGAGCCGCTGCTGGTGGATGAAGAAGGAATTCGCGAGCTCATCGATCAGGGCGAAGTGGATCTCGTCGGCCGCATGTCCAAGACGTGGCTGGGCGTGCCGTTGATTTCGAAGGGCAAAGTGATCGGCATGATCTCCGTGCAGAGCTACACGGATAAGGCCCACTACACGGAACACGACCTCGCCGTTGTCAGCTTCGTTTCGACGCAGATCGCGAACGCCATCGAACGCAAACGCGCCGAAGAGGGCGTGCGCATCTATCTGCAGCAGGTCGAGGAAGCGCGCGATCGCATTCAGGAGCAGGCGAAGTCACTCGAGCGCCAGGCGGAAGAACTGGCCGATGCGCGCGATGCCGCTCAGGATGCCTCGCGTGCAAAGGGCGAGTTCCTGGCGAACATGAGCCACGAGATTCGCACGCCCATGAACGGCATCCTTGGCATGACGGGTCTGCTACTTGAAACGAACATGACGTCGGATCAGCGCGAATACGCCCGCATCGTGCGGAACTGCGGTGAGTCGCTGCTGACAATCATCAACGATATCCTCGACTTCTCGAAGATCGAAGCAGGCAAGCTGGAGCTTGAGATCATCGAGTTCGATCTGCGCCAGTGCGTCGAAGAGGTCGGCGATCTGCTGGCCCAGCGCGCCTCGGAGAAGGGCATCGAATTCCACGTCCGCATTCATCCAGACGTACCGCGGCGCTTAATGGGAGACCCGGGACGTCTGCGCCAGATTCTTCTCAACCTCGCCAACAATGGCGTGAAGTTCACCCGCGAGGGCGAAGTCACGATCGCAGTGACGCTGGAGAACGAGGGCGAGCAGGATGTGAAGCTGCACTTCGAGGTGCGCGATACAGGCATCGGAATTCCCGAAGACCGGATGGATCGCCTGTTCCAGTCCTTCTCACAGGTCGATAGCTCGACGACGCGCCAGTTTGGCGGCACCGGTCTTGGACTGGCGATCTCGAAGCAACTGATCGAGGCGATGGGCGGTGATGTGAACGTATCGAGCGTTCCGAGGAAGGGTTCGAAGTTCTTCTTCAACATCGTGTTCGACAAGCCGGCCGAATCGACGGAAGAACAACGCCCCGCGGAACTCCACGATATGCCTGTGCTGATCGTCGACGATCACGCCACCAATCGCCGCATTCTGAACGAGCAACTGACGGCGTGGGGATGTCATTGCGAGGAAGTCAGCAATGGCCCGGCGGCCATCGAAGTACTTCACAACGCAATCTTGAAAGGCACGCCGTTCCGACTGGCCATCCTGGACTACCAGATGCCGGGCATGGACGGCATCATGCTGTCGCGCCAGATTCTTGGCGATCCGCAGATCAAGGACTTGAGGGTCGTCCTGCTGACATCGATCGGGCGCCAGTGGAAGGACGCAGAACTCGCTGCCCGCGGCGTGAATGCTTGTCTGACAAAGCCGATCAAGCAGTCGCACCTGTACGATACGATTCTGAAGGTCCTCGGGATGCGGCGACCCGATCGCGGAGTGGAGCAGCCGCGAGAGAAGACTTCCCGCCCGCCGCGTCGCGACAACGTCCGCGTGTTGCTTGTCGACGACAATCCGGTGAACCAGAAAGTGGCTGCACGAATGCTGGAGAAGGCCGGCTATCGCTGCGATACTGCCGCGAACGGACTCGAAGCCGTCGATGCGCTGGAGAACATTGCCTATCACATCGTCCTGATGGACAGCCAGATGCCCGAGATGGATGGCTTTGAAGCGACGGCGGAGATTCGTCGGCGCGAAGCGGGCCAGCGGCACACGCCGATCATCGCCATGACCGCCGAGGCAATGAAGGGCGATCGCGAACGGTGCCTCGATGCCGGGATGGACGATTACTTGAGCAAACCCATCCAACAGGATACGCTGTTTGCCACGATCGAGAAATACCTGCCTGAGCAGGAGTCGGCCTTGATCGCGAAAGAGGAAGCACCGCCGGCTCATGAGACGAGCCGGGAAGTGGTGGCCATCCAAACAACGGCCGATGGCGATCACGAGTTTGAGGTCGAGTTGATCGATCTGTTCCTGGAGAGCGCACAGCGCCTGGTGGACCAGATCCGCGACGCGATGCGGACGGAGAAAGCGAGCACGCTGCTGCGCGCTGCCCATTCGCTGCGTGGCGCCGCGGGCAACGTGGGAGCAGCAGAGTTGGCGCGATTGCTGGATCAACTGGAAACGAACGTCTCGAACGGACGCTGGAAGCAGGCGACAGAGAGCGAAGAATCCGCGCGTCGCGAATTCGAAGCGGTTAAGGACGGCCTCCACAGCTACCGGCGGGAAATCCGTCCCAATGAAGTGACGGAGTCGGAAGAAGCGCCAATGAAGAAGGCGAGGGAAGCACACTCGGTTCTTGTCGCCGAAGACGATCCGGTTTCGCGTCGCGTTCTGACGAAGTACCTGGACAAGTGGGGCTTCCGAATTCTGATCGCTTCCGATGGCGAGGAAGCGTGGGAGATTCTGCAACGGGAGACAGGCATCACGTTCCTGATCACGGACTGGATGATGCCGAAGATGGACGGCTTGGAATTGTGTCGCCATGCACGCAAGCTGGAGAGCACCACGTACCTTTACATCATTATGTTAACGGCGAAGGCGGAACGCACGGACTTGCTCGAGGGAATGCGCGCCGGCGCGGACGCGTTCGTGACGAAGCCGTTCGACGCGCCGGAGTTGCTTGCCCAGATGAACGTCGGCACGCGCGTGTTCGACTTGGAAGTGGAACTGGCCGAACAGCTTCGCGAAGTCACCAGCGCCCACGCCCGCATCAAGGAAGACTTGGACGCCGCGGCACGTGTGCAGCAATCCCGTCTGCCGAGCGAACCGCCCAAGGCGAAGGGCGTCGAGTTCAAGTGGGTCTTCGATTCATGCTACGAAGTCGCTGGCGATATGTTCAACGTGATCCCGTTGGATGATCGGCACCTGGGGTTGTATATCCTCGATGTTTCAGGGCACGGCGTGCAGGCGGCGCTGCTGTCCATGACGCTCAGCCAGGTGCTGTCCGCAGCAACCGACGAAGACTCGATTGTTCGTCACGAAGGCCCCGAGGGGCGCGTGATCGCGTCGCCGGCAGAAGTGCTGGGGCACTTGAACGAGCGCTTTCCAATCTCGATCAAGATCAGCCAGTTCTTCACGGTGCTTTACGGTATTCTCGATCTGGAAACGCGGACGTTCCGTTATGCGCTCGCCGGTCATCCCGGCCCCATCGTCGTTTCTGACGGTGTGGCGAAGGCGATCGATGACGAAACAGGCCCAGCGATCGGAATTCTGTCTGACGCGGAGTACAAAGAGCAGACGCTGCAGTTGAAGTCTGGCGACAAGGTGCTTCTGTACACCGACGGAGTGAACGAAGCGCAGAATGAACTGCGCCAGGAGTTCGGAATCGAACGCGTGCTGGACGCCTTGAGTGAGAACGCCGATCAGCCGATTACCGATGCCATTCCGATGCTGCACAAGGCGATCAAGGCGCACTGCGGCGACTTCAGTCAGAACGACGACATCACAATCATGGGCTTCGGACTGACCTGA